A window from Theobroma cacao cultivar B97-61/B2 chromosome 3, Criollo_cocoa_genome_V2, whole genome shotgun sequence encodes these proteins:
- the LOC18604003 gene encoding oleosin 18.2 kDa: protein MAEYQQQNLQYPQQQPQTDNYNNYFQDNHPSTSKVLAVVTLLPVAGTLLGLAGLSLVGTLIGLAFAIPLFLLFSPVLVPAALVIAGSVAGFLTSGAFGITGLSSLSWIVNYLRGTRGSMSQRLDHAKRRAWETAGNIGQRTTDVGQKNRNRSQEGGRTT, encoded by the coding sequence ATGGCTGAGTATCAGCAGCAAAACTTGCAGTATCCTCAGCAGCAACCCCAGACTGATAACTACAACAATTACTTTCAGGACAACCATCCTTCGACCTCGAAAGTTCTCGCAGTTGTCACCCTCCTTCCTGTCGCTGGCACCCTTCTGGGGCTTGCTGGTTTGAGCCTAGTTGGAACCCTCATAGGGCTTGCCTTCGCCATTCCGCTTTTCCTGCTGTTTAGCCCCGTTTTGGTCCCCGCTGCTCTCGTCATTGCCGGTTCCGTAGCCGGGTTCTTGACCTCTGGAGCCTTTGGGATCACCGGACTTTCATCACTCTCGTGGATTGTCAACTATCTTCGTGGAACGCGGGGCTCTATGTCTCAGCGGCTAGACCATGCAAAGCGGCGGGCGTGGGAAACGGCTGGAAATATAGGCCAGAGGACCACGGATGTGGGTCAGAAAAACCGGAATAGGAGCCAAGAAGGAGGAAGGACGACCTAG